Proteins encoded by one window of Phenylobacterium soli:
- a CDS encoding CocE/NonD family hydrolase — MLRSILLAAASAAVLTAWGAAAVAQTKAAPTPPMTPDITGTFVAPTATFDYVKREVMIPMRDGVKLHTVIVVPKGGTHLPILLTRTPYNADKRAERSLSTTILGEMPQGDEPFMQDHDYIRVFQDVRGKYGSEGDYVMTRPLIGPLNDTKVDHSTDAYDTIDWLVKNVPETNGKVGMIGSSYEGFTVVMALVHPHPALKVAAPESPMVDGWMGDDWFHYGAFRQVNLDYFTEQTSKHGEGDSIPRQDLDDYTNFLRAGSAGDFARAGGLEQLPWWRKVLEHPAYDAFWQNQALDKEMARQPLTVPTMWLQGLWDQEDMWGAVHAYAAAEPKDTANDKNYLVLGPWRHSGVNYEGRSLGALKFEGDTALQFRRDVLKPFFDQYLKDGAPKADTPPVFIYRTGLDRWDRLQRWPLACESACPTKLTPLYLAPGGGLSFASPAKAASDDYVSDPMKPVPFVARPVKPDDRTQWTTWLVADQRFVDGRPDVLTYETEPLKAPVQISGPPVVNLFASTTGSDADWVVKLIDVYPGEVPSQAEMGGYELPIAMDIFRGRYRESFEHPKGIAPGKALNYRFVLPNANHVFLPGHRIMVQVQSSWFPLYDRNPQSFVPNIFQARPADYRKATQRVFTGGAAASAVELPIVPFTGR, encoded by the coding sequence ATCTTGCGCAGCATCCTACTCGCCGCGGCCTCGGCCGCAGTCCTGACCGCCTGGGGCGCGGCCGCCGTTGCGCAGACCAAGGCGGCGCCGACCCCGCCCATGACGCCGGACATCACCGGGACCTTCGTCGCCCCGACCGCCACGTTCGACTACGTGAAGCGCGAGGTGATGATCCCCATGCGCGACGGGGTGAAGCTGCACACCGTCATCGTCGTGCCCAAGGGCGGGACGCACCTGCCGATCCTTTTGACCCGCACGCCGTACAACGCCGACAAGCGCGCCGAGCGGTCGCTGTCGACCACCATCCTCGGGGAGATGCCGCAGGGCGACGAGCCCTTCATGCAGGACCACGACTACATCCGCGTCTTCCAGGACGTGCGCGGCAAGTACGGTTCGGAAGGCGACTACGTCATGACCCGGCCCCTGATCGGGCCGCTGAACGACACCAAGGTCGACCACTCCACCGACGCCTACGACACCATCGACTGGCTGGTGAAGAACGTGCCCGAGACCAACGGCAAGGTCGGCATGATCGGCTCCTCCTACGAGGGCTTCACGGTGGTGATGGCGCTGGTCCATCCGCACCCGGCCCTGAAGGTCGCCGCGCCGGAAAGCCCGATGGTCGACGGCTGGATGGGCGACGACTGGTTCCACTACGGCGCGTTCCGGCAGGTGAACCTCGACTACTTCACCGAACAGACCAGCAAGCACGGCGAGGGGGACTCCATCCCGCGCCAGGATCTCGACGACTACACCAACTTCCTGCGAGCCGGATCGGCCGGCGACTTCGCCCGCGCGGGCGGGCTGGAACAACTGCCCTGGTGGCGCAAGGTGCTGGAGCACCCCGCCTACGACGCCTTCTGGCAGAACCAGGCGCTCGACAAGGAGATGGCCCGCCAGCCGCTGACCGTGCCGACCATGTGGCTGCAGGGCCTGTGGGACCAAGAGGACATGTGGGGCGCGGTCCACGCCTATGCGGCGGCGGAGCCCAAGGACACGGCCAACGACAAGAACTACCTGGTGCTCGGCCCCTGGCGGCACTCGGGGGTGAACTACGAAGGGCGCAGCCTGGGCGCCCTGAAGTTCGAGGGCGACACCGCCCTGCAGTTCCGCCGCGACGTGCTGAAGCCGTTCTTCGACCAGTACCTGAAGGATGGGGCGCCCAAGGCCGACACCCCGCCGGTGTTCATCTACCGCACCGGCCTCGACCGCTGGGATCGCCTGCAGCGCTGGCCGCTGGCCTGCGAAAGCGCCTGTCCGACCAAGCTGACGCCGCTCTACCTTGCCCCCGGCGGCGGCCTCAGCTTCGCGTCGCCCGCCAAGGCGGCTTCGGACGACTACGTCTCCGATCCGATGAAGCCCGTGCCGTTCGTGGCCCGCCCGGTGAAGCCGGACGACCGGACGCAGTGGACCACCTGGCTGGTCGCCGACCAGCGCTTCGTCGACGGCCGGCCCGACGTGCTGACCTACGAGACCGAGCCGCTGAAGGCGCCGGTGCAGATCTCCGGCCCGCCGGTGGTCAACCTGTTCGCCTCGACCACGGGCTCGGACGCAGACTGGGTGGTGAAGCTGATCGACGTCTATCCGGGCGAGGTCCCGTCACAGGCCGAGATGGGCGGCTACGAGCTGCCGATCGCCATGGACATCTTCCGCGGCCGCTACCGCGAGAGCTTCGAGCATCCGAAGGGCATCGCTCCCGGCAAGGCGCTGAACTACCGGTTCGTCCTGCCCAATGCGAACCATGTGTTCCTGCCCGGCCACCGGATCATGGTGCAGGTGCAGTCGAGCTGGTTCCCGCTCTATGACCGCAATCCGCAGAGCTTCGTTCCGAACATCTTCCAGGCCAGGCCCGCGGACTATCGCAAGGCCACCCAGCGGGTGTTCACCGGCGGCGCCGCGGCGAGCGCGGTCGAGCTGCCGATCGTGCCGTTTACGGGGAGATAG
- a CDS encoding DUF4282 domain-containing protein: MRRAFNRPEGTGWALLWDLLTFERLMTNAVIHLVYWAGLGVILLVAFGSLGAAVGVAIRDPLPWGILLAIPVLIAGLLVTAVLVLLWRSFCEFYVTIFKISEDLTALRQEADAERARHPRG, translated from the coding sequence ATGCGGCGAGCTTTCAATCGGCCCGAGGGCACGGGGTGGGCGCTTCTTTGGGACCTGCTCACCTTCGAGCGGCTGATGACCAACGCGGTCATCCACCTGGTCTACTGGGCGGGCCTCGGCGTCATCCTGCTGGTGGCCTTCGGCAGCCTCGGCGCGGCCGTCGGCGTGGCGATCCGCGACCCCCTGCCCTGGGGCATCCTGCTGGCGATCCCGGTGCTGATCGCCGGCCTCCTGGTCACCGCCGTGCTGGTGCTGCTCTGGCGCTCGTTCTGCGAGTTCTATGTGACGATCTTCAAGATCAGCGAGGATCTCACCGCCCTGCGCCAGGAAGCCGACGCCGAACGCGCCCGCCACCCGCGCGGCTGA
- the flhA gene encoding flagellar biosynthesis protein FlhA — MADISTLLSERPSPKEMWSWVARGDVALAIGIIGIIILLILPIPAFMLDALLSMSITSAVLILMTSLLIKRPLEFTAFPSVLLVTTLYRLGLNIASTRLILGHGHEGVHGAGHIIEAFGKLMMGGSFVIGIIVFAILVVVNFVVITKGSGRIAEVAARFTLDSMPGKQMAIDADLSSGLIDQEEAKKRRKELEQESTFFGAMDGASKFVRGDAIAGLVILAINVIGGIIIGVVQHHVPIGQAFSTYTIMSIGDGLVSQIPALVISIAAGLLVSKSGVEGSADKALVTQLAMNPISLGMVSAAAGVIAFIPGMPILPFAVISIGAGSLAWRRAQKGPELPAVEIAPDAQQEDEPISQTLAIDEIKIELGYGLLGLINDLEGRRLTDQIKALRKTLAADFGFVMPSVRILDNMRLPSQGYCIRIKEMEAGSGEVRLGQLMAMDPRGGQVELPGEHLREPAFGLPATWIDESLREEATFHGYTIVDPATVLTTHLTEILKENMPDLLSYAEVQKLLNELPAEQKKLVSDLIPNVVSVTTVQRVLQSLLRERVSIRDLPAILEGIGEAAPHTSSITNLVEQVRGRLSRQLCFAYRGDDGALPIVTMSAEWEGAFAEALVGQGEDKQLALAPSRLQDFIRAIRETFERAALSGETPVLLTSPMIRPYVRSIVERFRGQTPVMSQNEIHPRARLKTVGAI; from the coding sequence ATGGCCGACATCTCCACCCTGCTGTCCGAGCGCCCCTCCCCGAAGGAGATGTGGAGCTGGGTGGCGCGTGGCGACGTCGCCCTGGCGATCGGCATCATCGGGATCATCATCCTGCTGATCCTGCCGATCCCGGCCTTCATGCTGGACGCCCTGCTCAGCATGTCGATCACCTCCGCCGTGCTGATCCTGATGACGTCCCTGCTCATCAAGCGGCCGCTGGAGTTCACCGCCTTTCCGTCGGTGCTGCTGGTCACGACCCTCTACCGCCTGGGGCTCAACATCGCCTCGACGCGCCTGATCCTCGGCCACGGCCACGAGGGCGTCCACGGGGCGGGCCACATCATCGAGGCCTTCGGCAAGCTGATGATGGGCGGCTCGTTCGTCATCGGCATCATCGTCTTCGCCATCCTGGTGGTGGTGAACTTCGTGGTCATCACCAAGGGCTCGGGCCGCATCGCCGAAGTGGCGGCGCGCTTCACCCTCGACTCCATGCCCGGCAAGCAGATGGCCATCGACGCCGATCTGTCCTCGGGCCTCATCGACCAGGAAGAGGCCAAGAAGCGCCGCAAGGAGCTGGAGCAGGAATCGACCTTCTTCGGCGCCATGGACGGCGCCTCGAAGTTCGTCCGCGGCGACGCCATCGCGGGCCTGGTGATCCTCGCCATCAATGTCATAGGCGGCATCATCATCGGCGTCGTGCAGCACCACGTGCCGATCGGCCAGGCGTTCTCGACCTACACGATCATGTCGATCGGCGACGGCCTGGTCAGCCAGATCCCCGCGCTGGTCATCTCGATCGCCGCCGGCCTGCTGGTCTCCAAGTCCGGCGTCGAGGGCTCGGCCGACAAGGCCCTGGTCACCCAGCTGGCCATGAACCCGATCAGCCTCGGCATGGTCTCGGCCGCGGCGGGCGTCATCGCCTTCATCCCGGGCATGCCGATCCTGCCGTTCGCGGTCATCTCCATCGGGGCCGGCTCGCTGGCCTGGCGCCGGGCTCAGAAGGGTCCCGAGCTGCCGGCCGTGGAGATCGCGCCCGACGCCCAGCAGGAAGACGAGCCGATCTCCCAGACTCTCGCCATCGACGAGATCAAGATCGAGCTCGGCTACGGCCTCCTGGGCCTGATCAACGACCTCGAGGGCCGCCGCCTCACCGACCAGATCAAGGCTCTGCGCAAGACGCTGGCCGCGGACTTCGGCTTCGTCATGCCGAGCGTGCGGATCCTCGACAACATGCGCCTGCCCTCGCAGGGCTACTGCATCCGCATCAAGGAGATGGAGGCCGGCTCGGGCGAGGTCCGCCTCGGCCAGCTGATGGCCATGGACCCGCGCGGCGGCCAGGTGGAGCTGCCTGGCGAGCACCTGCGCGAACCCGCCTTCGGCCTGCCCGCCACCTGGATCGACGAGAGCCTGCGCGAGGAAGCCACCTTCCACGGCTACACCATCGTCGACCCGGCCACGGTGCTGACCACGCACCTCACCGAAATCCTCAAGGAGAACATGCCGGACCTGCTCTCCTACGCCGAGGTGCAGAAGCTGCTGAACGAGCTGCCGGCCGAGCAGAAGAAGCTGGTCTCCGACCTGATCCCCAACGTGGTCTCGGTGACCACGGTGCAGCGCGTCCTGCAGTCGCTGCTGCGCGAACGGGTCTCGATCCGCGACCTGCCGGCCATCCTCGAAGGCATCGGCGAGGCCGCCCCCCACACCAGCTCGATCACCAACCTCGTCGAACAGGTCCGCGGCCGCCTCTCGCGCCAGCTCTGCTTCGCCTACCGCGGCGACGACGGCGCCCTGCCGATCGTCACCATGAGCGCGGAGTGGGAAGGCGCCTTCGCCGAAGCCCTGGTCGGCCAGGGCGAGGACAAGCAGCTCGCCCTGGCGCCCTCGCGCCTGCAGGACTTCATCCGCGCGATCCGGGAGACCTTCGAGCGCGCCGCCCTCTCGGGCGAGACGCCGGTGCTGCTGACCAGCCCGATGATCCGGCCCTACGTCCGCTCCATCGTCGAGCGTTTCCGCGGCCAGACCCCGGTGATGAGTCAGAACGAGATCCACCCGCGCGCGCGGCTGAAGACCGTCGGCGCGATCTGA
- the flbD gene encoding sigma-54-dependent transcriptional regulator FlbD codes for MRLLVVGQLNGQLASAVKMAMSAGAKVAHVETISAATHALRAGQGADLLMVDYELDIAALIAANEAERIRAPVVACGVGADPRRAADAIRAGAKEFIPLPPDAELIAAVLAAVADDNRPMVVRDPAMQQVMTLADQVAGSDASILITGESGVGKEVVARYVHQKSRRVARPFISVNCAAIPENLLESELFGHEKGAFTGAVARRIGKFEEANGGTLLLDEISEMDARLQAKLLRAIQEREIDRVGGSKPVKVDIRILATSNRDLAQAVRDGTFREDLLYRLNVVNLRLPPLRERPGDIVALAEFFVKKYAAANGVADRPLSAEAKRRLALHRWPGNVRELENAMHRAVLLSTGHEIDEAAIRLPDGQPLSAVDPQARTAQAASLAAETATRAFVGQTVAEMEQQLIIDTLSHCLGNRTHAANILGISIRTLRNKLKEYADAGVAVPPPQSAASAA; via the coding sequence ATGCGGCTTCTGGTCGTCGGACAACTGAACGGACAGCTCGCCTCCGCCGTGAAGATGGCGATGAGCGCAGGCGCCAAGGTGGCCCATGTGGAGACCATCTCCGCGGCCACCCACGCGCTCCGCGCCGGCCAGGGCGCCGACCTCCTGATGGTCGACTACGAGCTCGACATCGCCGCCCTGATCGCGGCGAACGAGGCCGAGCGGATCCGCGCTCCGGTCGTGGCCTGCGGCGTCGGGGCTGACCCGCGCAGGGCCGCCGACGCGATCCGCGCCGGCGCCAAGGAGTTCATCCCCCTGCCGCCGGACGCCGAGCTGATCGCGGCCGTCCTGGCCGCCGTCGCCGACGACAACCGTCCCATGGTGGTGCGCGACCCGGCCATGCAGCAGGTCATGACCCTCGCCGACCAGGTGGCGGGCTCCGACGCCTCGATCCTGATCACCGGCGAAAGCGGCGTCGGCAAAGAGGTCGTCGCCCGCTACGTCCACCAGAAGTCCCGCCGGGTCGCCAGGCCGTTCATCTCGGTGAACTGCGCCGCGATCCCCGAGAACCTCCTGGAGAGCGAACTCTTCGGCCACGAGAAGGGCGCCTTCACCGGCGCCGTGGCCCGCCGCATCGGCAAGTTCGAGGAGGCCAACGGCGGCACCCTGCTGCTCGACGAGATCTCCGAGATGGACGCCCGCCTTCAGGCCAAGCTGCTGCGCGCCATCCAGGAGCGCGAGATCGACCGCGTCGGCGGGAGCAAGCCCGTGAAGGTCGACATCCGCATCCTCGCCACCTCGAATCGCGACCTCGCCCAGGCGGTCCGCGACGGGACCTTCCGCGAGGACCTGCTCTACCGCCTGAACGTCGTGAACCTGCGCCTGCCGCCGCTGCGGGAGCGCCCGGGCGACATCGTCGCGCTGGCCGAGTTCTTCGTGAAGAAGTACGCCGCGGCCAACGGCGTCGCCGATCGCCCGCTCTCGGCGGAGGCCAAGCGCCGCCTCGCCCTGCACCGCTGGCCCGGCAACGTCCGCGAGCTGGAGAACGCCATGCACCGCGCGGTGCTGCTCTCCACCGGTCACGAGATCGACGAGGCGGCCATCCGCCTGCCCGACGGCCAGCCGCTGTCGGCGGTCGATCCCCAGGCCCGCACCGCCCAGGCCGCCTCGCTGGCGGCCGAGACGGCCACCCGCGCCTTCGTCGGCCAGACCGTGGCGGAGATGGAGCAGCAGCTCATCATCGACACCCTCAGCCATTGCCTGGGCAATCGGACGCACGCCGCCAACATCCTCGGCATCTCGATCCGCACACTGCGCAACAAGCTCAAAGAGTACGCCGACGCCGGCGTCGCCGTCCCGCCGCCGCAGAGCGCGGCGAGCGCCGCCTGA
- the fliN gene encoding flagellar motor switch protein FliN encodes MKLDEFSPEEGALPESIAEDKTAAELQPVFEVPVSISAVLGRASVSVAQLLQLGQGSILELDRKVGEAIDIYVNNRLVARGEVVIVDERLGVTMTEIIKDGDAAA; translated from the coding sequence ATGAAGCTCGACGAGTTCTCGCCGGAGGAAGGCGCGCTGCCGGAATCGATCGCCGAGGACAAGACGGCGGCCGAACTGCAGCCGGTGTTCGAGGTGCCGGTGAGCATCTCGGCGGTGCTCGGCCGGGCCAGCGTCTCGGTCGCCCAGCTCCTGCAGCTCGGGCAGGGCAGCATCCTCGAGCTCGACCGCAAGGTCGGCGAGGCGATCGACATCTACGTCAACAACCGCCTGGTGGCCCGCGGCGAGGTCGTCATCGTCGACGAGCGCCTGGGCGTGACCATGACGGAAATCATCAAGGACGGCGACGCCGCGGCCTGA
- a CDS encoding FliH/SctL family protein, whose amino-acid sequence MAELQKFSFDTVFDADGGIAFQAPRPKRTFSAEEVEQIRRKAFAEGEQAAHASIAAQQQLALAGVAAACHQALPKLAEVAHEHRVTSARLSLACARAIAGAALDRFPEAPLQAALASLSQEIEAAPRLVVTAAPDLAERIQGVLSELAGAAGYAGAIQVKPDAGLPTHAFGLDFGDGQAAFDPEAAAARVTAALEEALAAEGLHAEPLIPGAQTEPEG is encoded by the coding sequence ATGGCCGAACTCCAGAAATTCAGCTTCGACACGGTGTTCGACGCCGACGGCGGCATCGCCTTTCAGGCGCCGCGGCCCAAGCGCACCTTCTCCGCCGAGGAGGTCGAGCAGATCCGCCGCAAGGCCTTCGCCGAAGGCGAGCAGGCGGCCCACGCCTCGATCGCGGCCCAGCAACAGCTGGCGCTCGCCGGCGTCGCGGCCGCCTGCCACCAGGCCTTGCCGAAGCTCGCTGAGGTCGCCCACGAGCACCGTGTCACCTCCGCGCGGCTGTCGCTGGCCTGCGCCCGGGCCATCGCCGGCGCGGCCCTCGACCGGTTCCCCGAGGCGCCGCTCCAGGCGGCGCTGGCGAGCCTCTCCCAGGAGATCGAGGCCGCGCCGAGGCTCGTCGTCACCGCCGCGCCCGACCTCGCCGAGCGGATCCAGGGCGTGCTCTCCGAACTCGCCGGCGCGGCGGGCTACGCCGGCGCCATCCAGGTGAAGCCGGACGCCGGCCTGCCGACCCACGCCTTCGGCCTCGATTTCGGCGACGGTCAGGCCGCGTTCGATCCCGAGGCCGCTGCCGCCCGCGTCACCGCGGCCCTCGAAGAGGCGCTCGCCGCCGAGGGCCTGCACGCCGAACCCCTGATCCCTGGCGCTCAAACCGAGCCGGAAGGCTGA
- the fliG gene encoding flagellar motor switch protein FliG translates to MAKGKSVVDPSRLTGPEKAAVILLALGEEHASVWQQLDEDEIKEVSQAMASLGTVTSSVVEDLMVEFVSGMSGGGAIMGSFEQTQKLLAAMMPEDRVNQLMEEIRGPAGRTMWDKLGNVNEAVLANYLKNEYPQTVAVVLSKIKSEHAARVLAALPEDFALECVMRMLRMEPVQREILDKIEQTLRTEFMSNLARTSKRDSHEMMAEIFNAFDRQTEARFITALEERNREAAERIRALMFVFEDLSKLDPGGIQTLLRAVEKDQLGLALKGASDSLREQFFSNMSERAAKIMREDMESMGPVRLRDVDQAQMAMVQVAKDLANKGEIMLAGAGGDDELVY, encoded by the coding sequence ATGGCGAAGGGCAAATCCGTCGTCGATCCGTCCCGCCTCACCGGCCCCGAGAAGGCCGCGGTGATCCTGCTCGCGCTGGGCGAAGAGCACGCCAGCGTCTGGCAGCAGCTCGACGAGGACGAGATCAAGGAAGTCTCCCAGGCAATGGCCAGCCTGGGCACGGTCACCTCCAGCGTGGTCGAGGACCTGATGGTCGAGTTCGTCTCCGGCATGTCCGGCGGCGGCGCGATCATGGGCTCCTTCGAACAGACCCAGAAGCTGCTCGCGGCGATGATGCCCGAGGACCGGGTCAACCAGCTCATGGAGGAGATCCGCGGCCCGGCGGGTCGCACCATGTGGGACAAGCTCGGCAACGTGAACGAGGCCGTGCTCGCCAACTATCTGAAGAACGAATACCCGCAGACGGTCGCGGTGGTGCTGTCGAAGATCAAGTCCGAGCACGCCGCCCGGGTGCTGGCCGCCCTGCCCGAGGACTTCGCCCTCGAGTGCGTCATGCGGATGCTGCGCATGGAGCCCGTCCAGCGCGAGATCCTCGACAAGATCGAACAGACCCTGCGCACCGAGTTCATGTCGAACCTGGCGCGCACCTCCAAGCGCGACAGCCATGAGATGATGGCGGAGATCTTCAACGCCTTCGACCGCCAGACCGAGGCCCGCTTCATCACCGCCCTCGAGGAGCGCAACCGCGAGGCGGCCGAGCGCATCCGCGCCCTGATGTTCGTCTTCGAGGACCTCTCCAAACTCGATCCGGGCGGCATCCAGACCCTGCTCCGCGCGGTCGAGAAGGACCAGCTCGGCCTGGCCCTCAAGGGCGCCTCCGACAGCCTGCGCGAGCAGTTCTTCTCCAACATGTCCGAGCGCGCCGCCAAGATCATGCGCGAGGACATGGAGAGCATGGGCCCGGTCCGCCTGCGCGACGTCGACCAGGCCCAGATGGCCATGGTGCAGGTTGCCAAGGACCTCGCCAACAAGGGCGAGATCATGCTGGCCGGGGCCGGCGGCGACGACGAGCTCGTCTACTAA
- the fliF gene encoding flagellar basal-body MS-ring/collar protein FliF, with protein sequence MNQFLAALQRFGIGRLVAILGLGAGVAAALFAMSLNLGQPKALLYSNLDLKEAGSITQALDQGGIKYEVKGDGSTILVPRDQVASTRLMLSSKGLPTSGSVGYEIFDQGNALGQTDFVQQLNRQRALEGELARTIRSLDGITSARVHLVIPKRQLFEEEAEQPSAAVTIGVGGREPNADNVRAIQNLVSGAVPGLKPDKVTVVDQHAKTLSGGDTGMAAEADGRKTEVEQRIAKQVKAMVEGIVGAGKARVNVSADVDMAQVTTQQETFDPDGQVVRSESTTDENSKENQPENSGQVSAAANVPGGAVGAGSNNNSSASGRQESTTNYEISKTTRTEVQAPGAIKRLSVAVAVDGVTAVGKDGKPGPYTPRSQQEMQQIDQLVRSAVGFNQQRGDQVTVVNVRFPTTADPEGVTAANPLMGFDKNDIMRAAELGVLGIVALLMMFFIVRPLVKGATGATPAPMMLSSGQGVTHITTTADGQPLQVTVDPATGQQLALPGPVAGDLDAKIDIARIEGQVKASSVKRVAEFVEKHPEESVSILRNWLHESA encoded by the coding sequence GTGAATCAGTTCCTGGCGGCGCTTCAGAGGTTCGGCATCGGACGCCTGGTCGCCATCCTTGGCCTCGGGGCCGGCGTCGCGGCGGCGCTGTTCGCCATGAGCCTCAACCTGGGCCAGCCCAAGGCGCTGCTCTATTCCAACCTGGACCTCAAGGAAGCCGGCTCTATCACCCAGGCGCTCGACCAGGGCGGCATCAAGTACGAGGTGAAGGGTGACGGCTCGACCATCCTGGTGCCGCGCGACCAGGTCGCCTCCACCCGCCTGATGCTGTCGTCGAAGGGCCTGCCGACCTCGGGCTCGGTGGGCTACGAGATCTTCGACCAGGGCAACGCCCTCGGCCAGACCGACTTCGTCCAGCAGCTCAACCGCCAGCGCGCCCTCGAGGGCGAGCTCGCCCGCACCATCCGCAGCCTGGACGGCATCACTTCGGCCCGCGTCCACCTGGTCATTCCCAAGCGCCAGCTCTTCGAGGAGGAGGCCGAGCAGCCCTCCGCGGCGGTGACGATCGGCGTCGGCGGCCGCGAGCCCAACGCCGACAACGTTCGGGCCATCCAGAACCTGGTGTCCGGGGCGGTGCCGGGCCTGAAGCCCGACAAGGTCACCGTCGTCGACCAGCACGCCAAGACCCTCTCCGGCGGCGACACCGGCATGGCCGCCGAGGCCGACGGCCGCAAGACCGAGGTCGAGCAGCGCATCGCCAAGCAGGTGAAGGCGATGGTCGAAGGCATCGTCGGCGCCGGCAAGGCGCGGGTGAACGTCTCGGCCGACGTCGACATGGCCCAGGTCACCACCCAGCAGGAGACCTTCGACCCGGACGGCCAGGTGGTCCGCTCGGAATCGACGACCGACGAGAACTCCAAGGAGAATCAGCCCGAGAACTCCGGCCAGGTGTCGGCCGCCGCCAACGTCCCCGGCGGCGCGGTGGGCGCGGGTTCGAACAACAACTCCTCGGCCAGCGGCCGCCAGGAGAGCACCACCAACTACGAGATCTCCAAGACCACCCGAACCGAGGTCCAGGCCCCCGGCGCGATCAAGCGGCTCTCGGTCGCGGTCGCGGTCGACGGCGTCACCGCGGTCGGCAAGGACGGCAAGCCGGGCCCCTACACCCCCCGCTCGCAGCAGGAGATGCAGCAGATCGACCAGCTGGTCCGCTCGGCCGTCGGCTTCAATCAGCAGCGCGGCGACCAGGTGACGGTGGTCAACGTGCGCTTCCCCACCACCGCCGACCCGGAGGGCGTCACCGCCGCCAACCCGCTGATGGGCTTCGACAAGAACGACATCATGCGCGCGGCCGAGCTGGGCGTGCTGGGCATCGTCGCCCTGCTGATGATGTTCTTCATCGTGCGGCCGCTGGTGAAGGGGGCGACCGGCGCCACCCCTGCCCCGATGATGCTGTCGAGCGGCCAGGGCGTGACCCACATCACCACCACCGCCGACGGCCAGCCGCTGCAGGTCACCGTCGACCCCGCCACCGGCCAGCAGCTCGCCCTGCCGGGGCCCGTCGCCGGCGACCTCGACGCGAAGATCGACATCGCCCGCATCGAGGGTCAGGTGAAGGCCAGCTCCGTCAAGCGCGTCGCCGAGTTCGTCGAGAAGCATCCGGAGGAGTCGGTCTCGATCCTCCGCAACTGGCTGCATGAGAGCGCCTGA